A stretch of Aphanothece sacrum FPU1 DNA encodes these proteins:
- a CDS encoding PilN domain-containing protein has translation MYSLDINFLKDRHLDTSKTPKVSKAAGSSLKQQLPILIGGAVMIILPALTASSLLVLNQLSNQTQENIKTLENELAQLNAQNKSIEEIEAKVKQNNEEIQGLVGVFDQIKPWSAIFQEINQQIPPQVQVGSIAQDGLILTIAGYALNYDDVNDFLLKLQSSPLFIADQTKIVDAVLADFPIEVTGKPENVEIETPKAVKYTIVTQITDKPSKELQDKFNENGAKGLINRLNTLEQKGAIKP, from the coding sequence ATGTATAGCTTAGATATTAATTTTCTTAAAGATCGGCATTTAGATACCAGTAAAACACCTAAGGTAAGTAAAGCGGCCGGTTCTTCTTTAAAGCAACAACTCCCCATATTAATTGGGGGGGCCGTCATGATAATTTTACCAGCATTAACGGCTAGTTCTTTATTGGTATTGAATCAATTATCAAACCAAACTCAAGAAAATATTAAAACATTAGAGAATGAATTAGCACAGCTTAATGCTCAAAATAAGTCCATTGAAGAGATAGAAGCGAAGGTTAAACAGAATAACGAAGAAATACAAGGATTAGTGGGAGTATTTGATCAGATTAAACCTTGGTCAGCGATTTTTCAAGAGATTAATCAACAAATTCCCCCGCAAGTTCAAGTAGGTTCTATTGCTCAAGATGGCTTAATTTTAACTATTGCGGGTTATGCCCTTAATTATGATGATGTCAACGACTTTTTGTTAAAGTTACAAAGTTCTCCCTTGTTTATAGCTGACCAAACTAAGATTGTTGATGCAGTTTTGGCCGATTTTCCTATAGAGGTGACAGGTAAACCCGAAAATGTGGAAATAGAAACCCCCAAAGCTGTTAAGTATACAATTGTTACCCAAATTACCGACAAACCCTCTAAAGAATTGCAAGATAAATTTAATGAAAATGGGGCCAAAGGGTTAATAAATAGACTGAACACTCTAGAACAAAAAGGAGCGATTAAACCATGA
- the pilM gene encoding type IV pilus assembly protein PilM, with product MLSRLQNLVNGLLVGGSQGVGLEVTPERINLAQLTKKGQNYKLSKFCTAEVPEGIFVEGKIVDSPGLAELIQEIFTDHKIKTKRIATAVPMREAIIRVIPIPAELDDQELREMVLNHEAALYLPYPREEVDLDYQKLGTFEDDDGIEKVQVLLVATRREVTDSYMDAFGQAGLQVDVLEINSFALIRTIREQLRQFGSKEAAVLVDIEFDNTEIAIVVDGVPQFSRTVPIGTYQMQNALSRAMNLPPSRNPEILQGMTIPVTQYDSLSTKGTAVNPGMTALMRVLGELTDELRRSINFYLNQSEDLEVVQLLLAGPGGGLVQLDEYFTNRLSLPTMQVDPVASLSLELDKEIPAVQRPAMGTVLGLGLREV from the coding sequence ATGTTAAGCCGTTTACAAAATCTAGTCAATGGTTTATTGGTTGGGGGATCTCAAGGAGTCGGGTTAGAAGTCACACCCGAACGAATTAATTTAGCCCAACTGACCAAAAAAGGCCAAAACTATAAATTATCCAAATTCTGCACCGCAGAAGTCCCTGAAGGCATTTTTGTCGAAGGAAAAATTGTGGACTCTCCAGGACTGGCCGAACTAATTCAGGAGATTTTTACAGATCATAAAATTAAGACGAAACGGATAGCAACTGCGGTTCCCATGCGAGAAGCTATTATCCGAGTCATTCCCATTCCGGCCGAGTTAGACGACCAAGAATTGCGAGAAATGGTGTTAAATCATGAAGCCGCGTTATATTTACCTTATCCGCGAGAAGAGGTAGATCTCGACTATCAGAAATTAGGGACATTTGAAGACGATGATGGTATAGAAAAAGTCCAAGTTTTGTTAGTAGCGACTCGACGGGAAGTGACAGACTCTTATATGGATGCTTTTGGACAAGCGGGGTTACAGGTAGATGTGTTAGAAATTAACAGTTTTGCCTTAATTCGTACCATTAGAGAGCAATTACGTCAATTTGGTTCTAAAGAGGCCGCGGTATTAGTCGATATCGAATTTGATAATACGGAAATTGCCATCGTGGTCGATGGAGTGCCACAATTTTCTCGAACTGTTCCTATTGGAACATATCAGATGCAAAATGCCTTATCTCGGGCCATGAATTTACCTCCATCACGGAACCCCGAAATTCTCCAAGGAATGACCATTCCAGTAACTCAATATGATAGTTTAAGTACCAAAGGAACGGCCGTTAACCCAGGAATGACAGCTTTAATGAGAGTTCTAGGCGAACTCACCGATGAGTTACGACGGTCAATCAATTTTTACTTAAACCAAAGTGAAGATTTAGAAGTGGTACAATTATTATTAGCAGGGCCAGGAGGAGGTTTAGTACAATTAGATGAATACTTTACCAATCGGTTAAGTTTACCCACCATGCAAGTTGATCCAGTTGCCTCCCTATCTTTAGAATTAGACAAAGAAATTCCCGCAGTGCAGAGGCCGGCCATGGGAACGGTACTGGGATTAGGATTAAGAGAGGTTTAA
- a CDS encoding pilus assembly protein produces the protein MTFSEELTSQEEQDFEGEGGGYPTAFGITFTPQITAIALALLGLAGSIYVFTSFVQPALESYNTLKTDEAEKQSQVDQRKSGKLEQKMVDAETKLRDSEALRSQVLALFSNESTLATLLLDIDRFVKGNNGQLNSFKPDGTITIVSDGSLGPSVNNRLKRQRFQLEIEANFPETQAILTDLERLQPLLLVQSLKTQLVEEKFKIKLLNVKQTGEEIQAQGQAVPQGKDTVKTTFALDAILPLSPEELVKLTAPSPSASPGETPPAEAPKK, from the coding sequence ATGACATTTTCTGAGGAATTGACTTCACAAGAAGAACAGGATTTTGAAGGCGAGGGTGGCGGTTATCCCACAGCCTTTGGTATTACTTTTACTCCACAAATAACAGCGATCGCTTTAGCTTTATTAGGGTTAGCGGGTTCTATCTATGTTTTTACCTCTTTTGTTCAACCTGCGTTAGAGAGTTATAACACACTCAAAACTGATGAAGCAGAGAAACAAAGTCAGGTAGATCAGCGAAAATCCGGAAAACTCGAGCAAAAAATGGTGGATGCAGAAACTAAACTTAGAGATTCGGAAGCTTTAAGAAGTCAGGTTTTAGCATTATTTTCTAATGAAAGCACCTTGGCAACTTTGTTATTAGATATTGACAGATTTGTGAAAGGTAACAATGGACAATTAAACAGCTTTAAACCGGATGGTACTATTACAATAGTCAGTGATGGTTCTCTTGGCCCGTCGGTTAATAATCGCTTAAAACGGCAAAGATTTCAGCTAGAAATAGAGGCAAATTTTCCGGAAACTCAAGCTATTTTAACAGATTTAGAGAGACTACAACCTCTCTTATTAGTTCAAAGTTTAAAAACTCAATTAGTGGAGGAAAAATTTAAAATAAAACTTCTCAATGTTAAACAAACCGGAGAAGAAATTCAAGCGCAAGGACAAGCAGTTCCCCAAGGAAAAGATACGGTAAAAACAACCTTTGCTTTAGATGCTATTCTTCCCTTAAGTCCCGAAGAATTAGTTAAATTAACTGCGCCCTCGCCATCCGCTTCTCCAGGAGAAACTCCTCCCGCAGAAGCACCCAAAAAGTAG